GATTTCCGGGGCATCCAGGCGCTCGAGGCCTGCCGCCGCGCCGGGGTCTCGGTGCCGGAGGAGGTCGCGGTCGTCGGCGCCGACGACGAGACGCTCGCCTGCGAGCTGGCCGACCCCCCGCTGTCGAGCGTGATCCCCGACTGCCGCTCGATCGGCTACCAGGCCGCCTCGCTGCTCGACCGGATGATGCGCGGCGAGCGTCCCCCCCGCACGACGCTCATGATCCCGCCGCTGGGGGTCGCCGTCCGCCAGTCGACCGAGATCACGGCGATCGAGGAGCCCTGCGTCGCCGAGGCCCTCCGCTACATCCGCGACAACGCCTGCCTGGGCATCCGCGTCGACGACGTGCTGGAGCACGTGGCGGTCTCGCGCAGCAAGCTCCAGCGCCGGTTCCGCGAGGCGATCGGCCGGACGATCCACGAGACCATCGCCCGCGAACGGCTGCGGCGGGTCGAGCAGCTCCTGGCCGAGACCGACTTGAGCTACGAGGCCGTCGCCGCCCGGTCCGGCTTCGCCTACCTCGGATATATGAGCACCGTCTTCCGCCAGGCGACGGGCGTCACCCCCGCCGCCTACCGCCAGCAGCACGCCCGCGACCGCGGTTTCGACCCATCCGCCTGATCCGGCCCCGCGGCTCGCCGTCTTGACGTTGCAGGACGGTCGTCCTATGATTCGGCGCGATGAAGGTGGTTCCTGGGCGGAGGGCCTCGCGATGCGGCGACGGGTTGTGGTCACGGGGATGGGGATGATCACGCCGGTCGGCGGGGACGTCGAGTCGTCCTGGACGGCGCTCTGCGAGGGCAAGGGGGGCGTGGGGCCGATCACCCTGTTCGACGCCGGGACGTTCGCGACGAGGATCGCGGCCGAGGTCCCCCGCTTCGACCTGGGGGCCTACCGCACCGACGCGGATCGCTGGCGCGACCACAGCCGGACGTCGCAGTTCGCCCTGGCCGCCGCGACGCAGGCCGTGGCGCACGCGGGGCTGGAGACGTCCGAGGTCGACCCGTCGCGGTTCGGCGTCTACCTGGGCTCGGGCG
The DNA window shown above is from Paludisphaera mucosa and carries:
- a CDS encoding AraC family transcriptional regulator is translated as MAEPLKLAVARCRPPHVALVVQTSMAYGRRILEGVSRYARENGPWTFYFEPRSRQDPLPAWLASWDGDGIILGVSKARREVRPARRVPTVDLDDQGGRPHVQSDHRAIGALAAEHLLERGFKRFAFFGYPGFRWSVGNYDGFAERVRREGWECRLYRGGQQASWGHQLPAWDQEMETASRWVASLPKPLGLMACNDFRGIQALEACRRAGVSVPEEVAVVGADDETLACELADPPLSSVIPDCRSIGYQAASLLDRMMRGERPPRTTLMIPPLGVAVRQSTEITAIEEPCVAEALRYIRDNACLGIRVDDVLEHVAVSRSKLQRRFREAIGRTIHETIARERLRRVEQLLAETDLSYEAVAARSGFAYLGYMSTVFRQATGVTPAAYRQQHARDRGFDPSA